A genome region from Leguminivora glycinivorella isolate SPB_JAAS2020 chromosome 13, LegGlyc_1.1, whole genome shotgun sequence includes the following:
- the LOC125232964 gene encoding uncharacterized protein LOC125232964 → MDDDKIKRKNRKYNEATLKSAIENVLNSTMTLYKASQEFGIPWTTLKRNVERVKEDQVRGKTQVSMPKIGRPFSLTQNKEIELVQYIKKMQELGFGLTVNRIREIAFELAQSEGSALFFNNEKRVAGWNWWVSFKNRHGLSLRPLRQPENLSAGRAVCSNEIVLNDFYEKLEKTFKDHDLMDSPERIWNCDETGLMYVHKPEKIVTHIGKKYIYNRSYAEKGTTTTVLACMNAAGCFISPMVIFKGKGNYAELQDGAFSNSMTRMSPKGWVNADLFLEWLKFFNENIPPARPVFLIMNSHASHNTPQVLEYAKSHQIVLFTMPAHTRHVLQPLDVGVFRPLKAAWQTELDKYKRENPNLIPTRHDFHKLLTPAYEKAFTKANIRAGFRKTGIYPFNNTVTYTSRSNCTITGH, encoded by the coding sequence ATGGACGACGATAAAATAAAGAGAAAAAACCGCAAGTATAATGAAGCTACGTTGAAATCAGCTATTGAAAATGTGCTAAATTCAACCATGACATTATACAAAGCGTCACAAGAATTTGGTATCCCTTGGACTACTTTAAAAAGAAACGTTGAAAGAGTAAAAGAAGACCAAGTCAGAGGAAAGACACAAGTCTCTATGCCAAAAATTGGACGCCCGTTTTCTTTGACACAAAACAAAGAAATTGAATTAGttcaatatattaaaaaaatgcaaGAGCTAGGTTTTGGTCTAACCGTTAACAGAATTAGGGAGATTGCTTTTGAACTTGCGCAATCAGAAGGCTCAGCTTTGTTTTTTAACAACGAAAAAAGAGTAGCAGGTTGGAACTGGTGGGTTAGTTTTAAAAACCGTCATGGATTATCTTTGCGGCCTTTGCGCCAACCTGAAAATCTTTCGGCTGGACGTGCTGTTTGCTCGAACGAGATTGTCTTAAATGACTTCTACGAAAAATTAGAAAAAACGTTCAAAGATCACGACTTGATGGATTCCCCAGAAAGAATTTGGAACTGTGATGAAACAGGGCTTATGTACGTACACAAACCAGAAAAAATTGTTACACATAttggaaaaaaatacatttacaaCCGTTCATATGCCGAAAAAGGTACAACAACTACTGTGTTAGCTTGCATGAATGCAGCTGGATGCTTTATATCTCCAATGGTCATTTTTAAAGGCAAGGGGAATTACGCGGAGTTACAAGATGGCGCTTTTTCAAATAGTATGACCCGAATGTCACCAAAGGGCTGGGTTAATGCTGATTTGTTCTTGGAATGGCTGaagttttttaatgaaaatattcCTCCAGCAAGACCAGTTTTTCTAATAATGAATTCACATGCAAGTCACAATACCCCACAAGTGTTGGAATATGCAAAATCTCATCAGATTGTATTATTTACAATGCCAGCACATACTCGTCATGTACTGCAACCCCTGGACGTTGGAGTTTTTCGTCCATTAAAAGCTGCATGGCAAACAGAGTTAGATAAATACAAAAGAGAAAACCCAAACCTAATACCGACTCGTCACGACTTTCACAAATTGTTGACACCAGCTTATGAAAAAGCTTTTACTAAAGCGAATATCCGAGCGGGTTTCAGAAAAACAGGCATTTATCCGTTTAACAACACTGTTACCTATACCAGCAGAAGTAATTGCACCATCACAGGACACTGA